Proteins from one Sporocytophaga myxococcoides genomic window:
- the ilvC gene encoding ketol-acid reductoisomerase — protein sequence MANYFNTLPLREKLNQLGVCEFMDSSEFTDGVKALKGKKIVIVGCGAQGLNQGLNMRDSGLDIAYALRKDAIDQKRQSWKNASDNGFKVGTYEELIPSADLVINLTPDKQHTSVVTAVMPLMKKGSALSYSHGFNIVEEGMQIRKDITVIMVAPKSPGSEVREEYKRGFGVPTLIAVHPENDPEGKGWDYAKAYAVATGGDRAGVLQSSFVAEVKSDLMGEQTILCGLLQTGSILCFDKMVEKGIDKGYAAKFIQYGWEVITESLKHGGITLMMDRLSNPAKIKAFELSEELKDIMRPLFQKHQDDIMSGEFSSTMMKDWADNDKNLLTWRAATGETAFEKTAPGSVQISEQEFYDNGLLMVAFVRAGVELAFETMTESGIKEESAYYESLHETPLIANTIARKKLFEMNRVISDTAEYGCYLFDHACKPLLADFMKKINTDVIGKNYNEGKSGGVDNKTLLAVNEIIRFHPIEIVGAELREAMTSMKQISLGAESPVKEKAAAAV from the coding sequence ATGGCTAATTATTTCAATACACTTCCGCTCAGAGAAAAACTAAATCAATTGGGCGTTTGCGAATTCATGGACAGTTCTGAATTCACTGATGGCGTAAAAGCTTTGAAAGGTAAAAAAATCGTAATCGTAGGTTGCGGTGCTCAAGGTTTGAACCAGGGTCTGAACATGAGAGATTCAGGTCTTGATATTGCTTATGCTCTGAGAAAAGATGCTATTGATCAGAAAAGACAGTCATGGAAAAATGCTTCTGACAATGGATTTAAAGTTGGTACTTACGAGGAGCTAATCCCTTCTGCAGACCTTGTTATCAACCTTACTCCTGACAAGCAGCATACTTCTGTTGTTACAGCGGTTATGCCATTGATGAAAAAAGGCTCTGCACTTTCTTATTCTCACGGTTTCAACATCGTTGAAGAAGGAATGCAGATCAGAAAAGATATCACTGTAATCATGGTGGCTCCTAAATCTCCGGGATCTGAAGTAAGAGAAGAGTATAAAAGAGGTTTCGGTGTTCCTACCCTTATCGCAGTTCATCCTGAGAACGATCCTGAAGGAAAAGGATGGGATTATGCTAAAGCTTATGCAGTAGCAACAGGTGGAGACAGAGCAGGTGTTCTTCAGTCTTCTTTCGTAGCTGAAGTAAAATCTGATCTTATGGGTGAGCAAACGATCCTTTGCGGTCTTCTTCAGACAGGTTCAATTCTTTGCTTCGACAAAATGGTTGAAAAAGGTATCGATAAAGGATACGCTGCTAAATTTATCCAGTACGGTTGGGAAGTGATCACTGAGTCATTGAAACATGGTGGTATCACTCTGATGATGGACAGACTTTCTAATCCTGCTAAAATTAAAGCTTTCGAGCTTTCTGAGGAACTGAAAGACATCATGAGACCTTTATTCCAGAAGCATCAGGACGATATCATGAGCGGAGAGTTTTCTTCTACCATGATGAAAGACTGGGCTGACAACGACAAAAATCTATTGACATGGAGAGCTGCAACTGGAGAAACTGCATTTGAGAAAACAGCTCCAGGGTCAGTGCAAATATCTGAGCAGGAATTCTATGATAACGGTCTGTTAATGGTTGCTTTCGTAAGAGCTGGTGTTGAGTTAGCATTCGAAACAATGACAGAATCAGGTATCAAAGAAGAGTCTGCATACTATGAGTCTCTGCACGAAACTCCGCTTATCGCAAACACTATTGCTCGTAAAAAACTTTTTGAAATGAACAGAGTGATCTCTGATACAGCTGAATATGGTTGTTATCTGTTTGATCATGCTTGTAAGCCTTTACTTGCTGATTTCATGAAGAAAATTAATACTGATGTGATCGGTAAAAACTACAATGAAGGAAAATCAGGTGGTGTGGACAATAAGACACTTCTTGCTGTAAACGAAATCATCCGTTTCCATCCTATTGAAATTGTAGGTGCTGAGCTAAGAGAAGCTATGACAAGCATGAAACAGATCAGCCTTGGCGCTGAGTCTCCTGTAAAAGAGAAAGCTGCTGCTGCTGTTTAG
- a CDS encoding alpha/beta fold hydrolase, which produces MGYIKTKSMEKGQPIELYYQDLGEGKPVVLIHGWPLSQEMWEYQVNALVENGLRVITYDRRGFGKSSKPLNGYDYDTFTDDLRAVLDTLNLEDVTLVGFSMGGGEVVRYFSRYGGSRVSQAVLLGAVTPFLLKTKDNPDGAHKEIFTNAINVIKEDRIGFIDMFGQQFFGVTKEHRPLSDPLLEYYRTLASFAGPIPTQKAVTAYSETDFRKDLKAVNVPTLIIHGDADDIVPIGISSDKTAQMIPDNYYKIYHGAPHGFFYTHKEQLNEDLLEFILHQDHFEPVNVKSGRR; this is translated from the coding sequence ATGGGATATATTAAAACAAAATCCATGGAAAAAGGGCAACCAATAGAGCTCTATTACCAGGATTTGGGTGAAGGAAAGCCGGTTGTACTGATTCATGGGTGGCCTTTAAGCCAGGAGATGTGGGAATACCAGGTAAATGCCCTGGTTGAAAATGGATTAAGAGTAATCACTTACGACAGACGGGGATTTGGTAAATCATCCAAACCTCTTAATGGCTATGATTACGATACTTTTACTGATGACTTAAGAGCTGTTTTGGATACCCTGAACCTGGAAGATGTAACGCTCGTGGGATTTTCCATGGGCGGTGGTGAAGTTGTAAGATATTTCAGCAGATATGGGGGATCAAGAGTATCACAGGCAGTATTACTGGGTGCTGTTACTCCTTTTTTGCTAAAAACAAAAGATAATCCTGATGGAGCACATAAAGAGATTTTCACCAATGCAATCAATGTGATTAAAGAAGACAGGATAGGATTTATAGATATGTTTGGTCAGCAGTTTTTCGGGGTAACTAAAGAGCACCGGCCATTGAGCGATCCTTTACTGGAGTATTACAGAACACTGGCTTCATTTGCAGGTCCGATACCTACACAAAAAGCTGTGACTGCATATTCGGAAACAGATTTCAGAAAAGACTTAAAAGCTGTAAATGTGCCAACCCTGATTATCCATGGTGATGCGGATGATATTGTACCAATCGGAATCAGCAGTGATAAAACTGCTCAAATGATTCCTGATAATTATTATAAAATTTATCATGGCGCTCCACATGGATTCTTTTATACGCACAAGGAGCAGCTCAATGAAGACCTGCTTGAGTTTATATTACATCAGGATCATTTTGAACCTGTGAATGTAAAATCAGGCCGAAGATAA
- a CDS encoding rhodanese-like domain-containing protein, with amino-acid sequence MNEQMKHYANKLQFEMDPSDLFEALKKGENIIVIDARKPTAFEAEHIPGAINIPHREMNEEQTQKLDKNFLYVTYCDGIGCNASTKGAFNMARQGFNVKELIGGLEWWKKDGYSTQGTQSEPNGSKVECSC; translated from the coding sequence ATGAACGAACAGATGAAACACTATGCAAACAAACTGCAATTTGAAATGGATCCATCAGATTTGTTTGAAGCTTTAAAAAAGGGTGAAAATATAATCGTTATTGATGCAAGAAAGCCCACAGCTTTTGAAGCAGAACATATACCAGGGGCTATAAATATACCTCATCGGGAAATGAATGAAGAACAGACGCAGAAGCTTGATAAAAATTTTCTATATGTCACCTACTGTGATGGTATCGGATGTAATGCTTCTACCAAAGGGGCGTTCAATATGGCAAGGCAAGGCTTTAATGTAAAAGAATTAATAGGTGGTCTTGAATGGTGGAAAAAGGATGGCTACTCAACCCAAGGGACACAAAGTGAACCAAACGGATCTAAGGTAGAATGCTCCTGCTAA
- a CDS encoding LysR family transcriptional regulator, whose product MEIRHLKLVKAIVEEGSISKAIFKLHLTQSALSHQLKEAEYQLGTKIFLRGNKKLVLTKAGEKLYEAANEILDKLSDTQYSIKQMVFGEIGEIRISTECYSGYHWLPSVMKQFQLLYPNVDLKIVMEATHYPLQKLLANELDIAIISDAVRDENIKYIELFQDELVMLVSENHPWSDKKFVLAEDFVNEHLIIHSLPLETVSVHQFFLAPAKVKPKKITPLPLTEASVEMVKADMGVMSMAKWAAQPYLKTSTLKAVKIGKTGLKRKHYIAVLNGKKQPDYFTHFIDFLKTELHVVWNIE is encoded by the coding sequence ATGGAGATCCGACATTTGAAACTTGTTAAAGCTATTGTAGAAGAAGGCAGTATTTCCAAAGCCATTTTTAAACTACATCTTACCCAGTCAGCCTTAAGTCATCAGCTTAAAGAAGCAGAATACCAGTTAGGAACAAAGATATTTCTAAGGGGCAATAAAAAGCTTGTTCTGACCAAAGCCGGGGAAAAGCTTTATGAGGCAGCCAACGAGATTCTTGATAAGCTTTCGGATACTCAATATTCTATCAAACAAATGGTTTTCGGAGAAATAGGAGAGATAAGAATCAGTACAGAATGTTATTCCGGATATCACTGGCTGCCTTCGGTTATGAAACAGTTTCAGCTATTGTATCCTAATGTCGACCTTAAGATTGTAATGGAAGCTACACATTATCCTTTACAAAAGCTTCTTGCAAATGAATTGGATATCGCCATTATCAGCGACGCTGTTAGAGATGAAAATATTAAGTACATTGAGCTTTTTCAGGATGAGCTGGTCATGCTGGTTTCAGAGAACCATCCCTGGTCTGATAAGAAGTTTGTACTAGCTGAAGATTTCGTCAACGAGCATCTGATCATTCATTCGCTTCCATTGGAAACGGTTTCTGTTCATCAGTTTTTTCTTGCACCCGCCAAAGTGAAGCCTAAGAAGATAACACCACTTCCATTGACTGAAGCTTCTGTAGAAATGGTAAAGGCAGATATGGGTGTGATGTCTATGGCGAAGTGGGCGGCTCAGCCTTATCTTAAAACCTCAACCTTAAAAGCGGTAAAAATCGGTAAGACAGGATTGAAAAGAAAGCATTATATCGCTGTACTGAATGGTAAAAAGCAACCTGATTATTTTACCCATTTTATAGATTTTCTGAAAACGGAGTTGCATGTTGTATGGAATATAGAATAA
- a CDS encoding GNAT family N-acetyltransferase, with product MEYRIRLCEEKDLPVLIELCAKHAAHEKAVYDAKDKERLLKVALFGDNPQLHCLVVEADENVVGYASFTFDYSTWSAASFLHLDCLYLDECYRGYGIGEAMILRIKEIAKANGCINVQWQTPVFNEKAIKFYKRIGGQSKDKVRFTMTV from the coding sequence ATGGAATATAGAATAAGGCTTTGTGAGGAAAAAGATCTGCCTGTTCTTATTGAACTATGCGCGAAGCATGCTGCCCATGAGAAAGCAGTTTACGATGCTAAGGATAAAGAAAGGTTGTTGAAAGTTGCATTGTTTGGAGATAATCCACAGCTACATTGTCTGGTGGTGGAAGCAGATGAGAATGTAGTCGGTTATGCTAGTTTTACTTTTGATTATTCGACCTGGAGTGCTGCTTCTTTTTTGCATCTTGATTGTCTTTATCTGGATGAATGTTATCGTGGATATGGAATAGGAGAGGCAATGATTTTACGTATAAAAGAAATTGCCAAAGCTAATGGGTGTATAAATGTCCAATGGCAGACACCGGTATTTAATGAAAAGGCAATTAAGTTTTATAAAAGAATAGGAGGGCAGAGCAAGGATAAGGTGAGGTTTACAATGACAGTTTAA
- a CDS encoding Hsp70 family protein — protein sequence MANHIYGIDFGTSNSVLAIANKDSKEIKHVISEQSVIHFTESSQISIGKKAVEHYIQNNLKGRLLKSVKTLLPQASFTFTYIYGKKYTAEDLVCLLLKSLKKEADEYLGEEVTEVIMGRPVVFSEDPEKDKLAEKRLLAAAKKAGFENIWFQYEPIGAGFLYEQSIEKPEVVLIGDFGGGTSDFTLMRLDRNNLNLADRKSQIINTGGIHIGGDDFDALIMWHKMVSYFGYGLKYESFGKMLDLPVHIYRSLCEWEQMAFLKEGKLRKSLDSYYLYTQRNPAIQRLMTFIDQNLGFSLFRKIEKAKIELSEKSFADIQFSEAGIEIQEHLELNEFNEFAIKEVSKIEAFLSEFIEKSGVPHSEINNIFLTGGTSSLQAVRNIFTNKFSDEKIHRGDNFNSVAQGLALSYFYRN from the coding sequence ATGGCAAATCATATTTACGGAATTGACTTTGGTACCAGTAATTCAGTTTTAGCAATAGCCAACAAGGATTCTAAGGAAATAAAACATGTAATAAGCGAGCAGTCCGTAATACATTTTACAGAATCATCTCAGATTTCAATAGGGAAAAAAGCCGTTGAACATTATATCCAGAATAACCTGAAAGGACGTCTGCTTAAATCTGTGAAAACTCTACTCCCTCAGGCATCATTTACATTCACATATATCTATGGCAAAAAATATACTGCTGAAGATCTTGTTTGCCTCCTTTTGAAATCTCTAAAAAAAGAAGCTGATGAATACCTGGGCGAAGAGGTAACTGAAGTCATCATGGGAAGACCTGTAGTTTTTTCAGAAGATCCTGAAAAAGATAAACTCGCGGAAAAAAGACTGCTTGCTGCAGCTAAAAAAGCAGGGTTTGAAAATATATGGTTCCAGTACGAACCGATAGGTGCAGGATTTTTATATGAACAAAGTATTGAGAAACCTGAAGTTGTCCTAATTGGGGACTTTGGTGGAGGTACCTCAGACTTTACACTTATGCGACTTGATCGCAATAATCTTAATCTCGCTGACAGAAAATCGCAAATCATCAATACCGGCGGTATACATATAGGAGGCGATGATTTTGATGCCTTAATTATGTGGCATAAAATGGTCTCTTACTTTGGATACGGACTTAAATACGAATCATTCGGAAAAATGCTGGATTTGCCGGTACATATCTACCGAAGTCTTTGCGAATGGGAGCAAATGGCATTTTTAAAAGAGGGTAAGCTGAGAAAATCTCTGGACAGCTACTATCTCTATACCCAGAGAAATCCGGCAATACAGAGGCTGATGACTTTTATCGATCAGAACCTGGGCTTCTCCCTGTTCCGTAAGATTGAAAAGGCTAAAATTGAGCTGTCTGAAAAATCTTTTGCCGATATTCAATTCAGTGAAGCTGGAATAGAAATTCAGGAGCACCTGGAGCTGAATGAATTTAATGAATTTGCTATTAAAGAAGTAAGCAAAATCGAAGCATTCTTATCCGAATTTATTGAGAAATCAGGCGTACCTCATAGTGAAATCAATAACATATTCTTAACAGGCGGAACCTCTTCCCTTCAGGCAGTAAGAAATATCTTCACCAATAAATTTTCAGATGAAAAGATACACCGTGGAGACAACTTTAACAGTGTGGCGCAAGGATTAGCTCTAAGTTATTTTTACAGAAATTAA
- a CDS encoding DUF2185 domain-containing protein, which produces MKKSLKIDSVDIVQLIPSMGGCIASDKITVEGLPVGFMYREEPEEGWDSGWRFLSGTETEDYIDDSENSGIYDVNTIANYDRAIIPHLNLPNGTELERIEGTDDFQPLPPEE; this is translated from the coding sequence ATGAAAAAAAGCCTAAAAATCGATTCGGTAGATATTGTCCAGCTTATCCCCTCAATGGGCGGTTGTATTGCTTCCGATAAAATTACTGTGGAAGGTCTTCCGGTTGGATTTATGTATCGTGAAGAACCTGAAGAAGGCTGGGACAGCGGCTGGAGATTCTTGTCAGGAACTGAAACTGAAGACTATATAGATGATTCGGAGAACTCAGGAATATATGATGTGAATACTATTGCAAACTATGACCGTGCTATTATTCCCCATTTGAATCTCCCAAATGGAACGGAATTGGAAAGAATTGAAGGTACTGATGATTTTCAGCCGTTACCTCCGGAAGAATAA
- a CDS encoding NlpC/P60 family protein gives MNFSFLSDKRTPALIIILCLCCSFSFSDGGKVEQLINSFNNPGIRNGLKTFFRGGAEKQVSLGDYSVEELIKEANSFLGTPHRMGGTSKKGIDCSGLVRVTHKKFGILLPHSSHEQARYGDIVPSKDSLESGDLVFFYNSYNSRNFITHAGIYLGEEKFIHASHSQGVIISSINDGYWGKRFLFGTRLGGVKVDEASFYKSVAADSFVIKVSADHPYIQYSGRIDLSDKKKPGFTFPGVTVSAKFIGNSIGFELNDFGGNDDKTANYYTVLINGQISEIVKCIPGVHIYQIKKNLKDTIHEITIFKRTESSVGKSEFIGFVLGRNGKLVRPANKPLRKIEFIGDSYTCGYGNSLIIPAPPEGNPNTGFSSANEDNYSAWGNLVSQRLNAQYMCTAYSGKGMYRNFQGDTTGTLPKIYDRVFPDQELPKWNFERYIPDLIVIHLGTNDFYQEVSGNSKLDSSGFVNQYTAFVKNVRELFPAAKIVCVPSNGLNDSWPPNAFLYAKSKRYVESVVTSIKEAGDKNIYSFVMVPQSAPFGEDWHPSLHTHESMAQQIVPYLKKITGWE, from the coding sequence ATGAATTTCTCTTTCCTGTCTGATAAACGAACTCCTGCTTTAATAATAATACTTTGCTTATGCTGTTCCTTTTCATTTTCTGATGGCGGTAAAGTTGAGCAGTTAATAAACAGTTTTAATAATCCAGGGATTAGAAACGGGCTTAAAACCTTTTTCAGGGGAGGAGCCGAGAAACAAGTATCATTAGGAGATTATTCAGTTGAAGAATTAATAAAGGAAGCAAACAGTTTTCTGGGAACTCCACATAGAATGGGAGGGACAAGCAAGAAAGGTATAGATTGTTCGGGTTTAGTCCGTGTAACCCATAAAAAGTTTGGAATTTTACTCCCTCATTCTTCACATGAACAGGCAAGATATGGCGATATTGTGCCATCAAAAGATAGTCTTGAAAGTGGAGATCTGGTTTTTTTCTACAATTCTTACAATTCAAGGAATTTTATTACTCATGCCGGGATCTATCTGGGTGAAGAAAAATTCATTCATGCTTCACATTCTCAAGGGGTAATTATTTCATCCATCAATGATGGTTATTGGGGGAAGAGATTTTTATTCGGAACAAGACTAGGAGGTGTAAAAGTTGACGAAGCTTCTTTTTATAAGTCGGTTGCTGCTGATAGTTTTGTAATAAAAGTCAGCGCAGATCATCCCTATATTCAATATTCAGGCAGAATTGATTTATCAGATAAGAAAAAACCTGGTTTTACTTTTCCGGGAGTCACTGTTTCAGCAAAATTCATAGGAAATTCGATTGGTTTCGAACTCAACGATTTTGGTGGAAATGATGATAAAACTGCTAATTATTATACCGTTCTGATTAATGGCCAGATTTCTGAAATAGTGAAATGTATACCAGGTGTACATATTTATCAAATAAAGAAAAATTTAAAGGACACAATTCACGAAATTACCATATTTAAGAGGACAGAAAGTTCTGTAGGTAAATCTGAGTTTATTGGATTTGTACTTGGTAGAAATGGCAAGTTGGTAAGGCCGGCAAACAAGCCTTTAAGGAAAATAGAATTTATAGGTGACTCTTATACTTGTGGTTACGGAAATTCATTAATAATTCCTGCACCTCCTGAAGGAAATCCGAATACAGGCTTCAGCAGTGCAAATGAAGATAATTATTCTGCCTGGGGAAACCTGGTCTCACAAAGACTTAATGCTCAGTACATGTGTACGGCCTATTCAGGAAAGGGAATGTACAGAAACTTTCAAGGTGATACCACTGGAACTTTGCCTAAGATTTATGACAGAGTGTTTCCTGATCAGGAGCTTCCCAAATGGAATTTTGAAAGATATATTCCTGATTTGATAGTTATTCATTTAGGAACCAATGATTTTTATCAGGAAGTTTCCGGTAATTCCAAATTGGATTCTTCCGGATTTGTGAATCAATATACCGCATTTGTGAAAAATGTACGTGAATTATTTCCTGCAGCAAAAATTGTTTGTGTTCCCTCCAATGGTCTTAATGATAGTTGGCCGCCCAATGCATTCCTTTATGCTAAATCGAAGAGGTATGTAGAATCTGTAGTTACTTCTATTAAAGAGGCTGGCGACAAAAATATCTATTCCTTTGTTATGGTACCACAATCAGCCCCTTTTGGTGAAGATTGGCATCCTAGCTTGCATACGCATGAAAGTATGGCACAACAAATTGTACCTTATTTAAAAAAAATTACCGGGTGGGAGTAA
- a CDS encoding RNA recognition motif domain-containing protein, protein MNIYVGNLNIEVNEEQLRDLFQRFGQVQKVRLMKDKYSGVSMGTAFIEMLNDRDSMKAINGLNNFNLQGRKIVVNKARPKAPLKKNSGNSNW, encoded by the coding sequence ATGAATATTTACGTGGGAAACCTCAATATTGAGGTGAACGAAGAACAACTCAGAGATCTTTTTCAAAGATTCGGCCAGGTACAAAAAGTGAGACTAATGAAAGACAAATATTCAGGAGTTTCTATGGGAACGGCATTTATTGAAATGTTAAATGACCGGGATTCAATGAAGGCTATCAATGGATTAAATAATTTCAATCTGCAGGGAAGAAAGATAGTCGTTAATAAAGCACGCCCTAAAGCCCCCTTAAAAAAGAACAGCGGCAATAGTAACTGGTAA
- a CDS encoding cold-shock protein, whose amino-acid sequence MQKGVVKFFNNSKGFGFIKTEGTGEEIFVHVSGLADQVRENDKVTFEVRQGKKGPNAVNVKIEK is encoded by the coding sequence ATGCAAAAAGGCGTAGTAAAATTTTTTAATAACTCGAAAGGATTTGGGTTTATTAAAACAGAAGGAACTGGAGAAGAAATCTTTGTTCACGTAAGTGGCTTAGCTGATCAAGTTCGTGAGAATGATAAAGTAACATTTGAGGTTCGTCAAGGAAAAAAAGGTCCAAACGCGGTTAACGTGAAGATCGAAAAATAG
- a CDS encoding C45 family autoproteolytic acyltransferase/hydolase, with the protein MNRLFQEHTVHLDLLPDQRWAFLIDYKEAINDLLQCYLNDFEGADFIFDNIELFKNAIISEEYLKEIDFIASISNFSPSEVLIANLYYDILKFYFGCTAFAVSNGQTVMHGRNLDWHTENNLLGKHSLILNFKREGKTLFKTIGWPGFIGTLSGIRPGKFSLTLNAVLSGESPEIAVPISFLLRDILTSSSTFQEAKQKLENTKIASDCLILLSGILADEKVVIERTPNRSATRASDSGYIIVTNDYKKIQNNTSAISVLQATSCGRYERTEFFLKDAIP; encoded by the coding sequence ATGAATCGTCTATTTCAAGAACATACTGTTCATCTGGATTTGCTGCCTGATCAGCGGTGGGCTTTCTTGATTGATTATAAAGAAGCTATAAATGATCTGCTTCAATGCTACTTAAACGATTTTGAGGGGGCTGACTTTATTTTTGATAATATTGAGCTATTTAAAAATGCTATTATTTCAGAAGAGTATCTGAAGGAAATTGATTTTATCGCTTCTATTTCAAATTTTTCCCCAAGCGAGGTTCTGATAGCCAACTTATATTATGATATTTTGAAATTTTACTTTGGATGCACTGCTTTTGCAGTAAGTAATGGTCAAACAGTAATGCATGGAAGAAATCTGGATTGGCATACAGAAAATAATCTACTAGGAAAACATTCTCTGATTTTAAACTTTAAACGGGAGGGGAAAACCCTTTTTAAAACCATTGGGTGGCCAGGATTTATCGGGACTTTGTCAGGTATACGTCCTGGTAAGTTTTCTCTTACATTGAATGCCGTTTTAAGTGGAGAATCTCCTGAAATTGCAGTTCCGATTTCTTTCTTATTAAGAGATATTTTAACCTCTTCCAGTACTTTTCAGGAAGCGAAACAAAAACTTGAAAATACTAAAATTGCCAGTGACTGTCTGATTTTGCTTTCAGGTATTTTAGCAGATGAAAAAGTTGTTATTGAACGGACGCCCAATAGGTCTGCAACCAGGGCATCAGACTCTGGCTATATAATTGTCACCAATGACTACAAGAAAATTCAGAATAATACATCCGCAATCAGTGTCCTTCAGGCGACCTCATGTGGACGATATGAAAGAACAGAATTCTTTTTAAAAGACGCAATACCTTAG